In Leptospira sp. WS58.C1, a single genomic region encodes these proteins:
- a CDS encoding acetyl-CoA acetyltransferase — protein MKDAVYVLGGEQTDFQRNWTKEGKTFMSLFREAVQDGLEKVGLTPDEIKKLNKQNRIGVFVGNFDAEQYAVQGHLGAFLTEVDPCFFGVPGARYEAACASGSVALDAAQTKLRSKDYDVAIVVGMEIMKTVSSSVGGDFLGTAAYYEKEAKGVQFPFPKLFGKLADVLLERYKLDEKRYMGALAEISRINYANAKRNPKAQTRSWFMNNEHANARGGEFNMAVGGRLAITDCSQVTDGAALVVLANKNYAEEFAKKKGTKLSAYPKIKGWGHRVAPITFEAKVAESKGDKWVLPWTRQTVKDAFDRSGLNTKDIDVFETHDCFTSSEYAAISAFGITQPGKEHEAIEDGVIDFHGKKPINPSGGLIGAGHPVGASGVRMMLDIYKQVTGTAGDYQVEGAKNGLMLNIGGSATTNYVFVVGK, from the coding sequence ATGAAAGATGCAGTTTACGTACTCGGCGGAGAACAAACAGACTTCCAACGTAACTGGACTAAAGAAGGAAAAACCTTCATGTCCTTGTTCAGGGAAGCCGTTCAAGACGGACTAGAAAAAGTTGGTCTTACTCCCGACGAAATCAAAAAGTTAAACAAACAAAATCGTATCGGTGTTTTCGTAGGAAACTTCGACGCGGAACAATATGCAGTCCAAGGACATCTGGGCGCTTTTTTAACTGAAGTTGATCCTTGTTTCTTCGGAGTTCCAGGCGCTCGTTACGAAGCAGCTTGTGCTTCCGGATCCGTCGCTTTAGATGCGGCTCAAACCAAACTTCGCTCCAAAGATTATGATGTAGCGATTGTTGTAGGTATGGAGATCATGAAGACTGTTTCTTCTTCCGTAGGGGGAGACTTCTTAGGAACCGCAGCATATTACGAAAAAGAAGCGAAGGGAGTCCAATTCCCATTCCCTAAACTTTTCGGAAAACTCGCAGACGTCCTTTTAGAGCGTTATAAGTTGGATGAAAAACGTTATATGGGCGCTCTTGCGGAAATTTCCAGAATTAATTACGCAAACGCAAAACGTAACCCTAAAGCTCAAACCCGTTCTTGGTTCATGAACAATGAACACGCAAACGCAAGAGGTGGAGAATTCAATATGGCAGTGGGTGGACGTCTTGCAATCACCGACTGTTCTCAAGTAACTGACGGCGCTGCGTTAGTGGTTCTTGCTAACAAAAATTATGCGGAAGAATTCGCTAAGAAAAAGGGAACTAAACTTTCTGCTTATCCTAAGATCAAAGGATGGGGACATAGAGTAGCTCCCATCACTTTCGAAGCGAAAGTTGCCGAATCCAAAGGAGATAAATGGGTTCTTCCTTGGACTCGCCAAACCGTGAAAGACGCATTCGATCGTTCCGGTCTGAACACTAAAGACATCGACGTTTTCGAAACTCATGACTGTTTCACTTCTTCCGAGTATGCAGCGATCTCCGCATTCGGGATCACTCAACCAGGAAAGGAACATGAAGCGATCGAAGACGGAGTGATCGACTTCCATGGTAAAAAACCGATCAACCCATCCGGTGGACTTATCGGAGCGGGACACCCTGTTGGTGCTTCCGGTGTGAGAATGATGTTAGACATCTACAAACAAGTTACCGGAACCGCAGGTGATTACCAAGTAGAAGGCGCGAAAAACGGACTGATGCTCAATATCGGCGGATCAGCAACCACCAATTACGTGTTCGTAGTCGGAAAATAA